The Panicum hallii strain FIL2 chromosome 9, PHallii_v3.1, whole genome shotgun sequence genome has a window encoding:
- the LOC112873114 gene encoding uncharacterized protein LOC112873114 — protein MIGNKHLTKVLMDEGSSLKIKYVETLDAMGISRSKLLASIFPFLGIIPSMREYPLGNIDLPVTFGDHSNFRTKTLIFEVVDFEGPYTYLKLKIPEPNDVITVSDSFEQAYAYSHQHFELTTVITNSAELKRFRETVVEDAPDRNKPTLSSAFRQTEDTMAVKVDPNDPTKTLRIRTQLPTK, from the exons ATGATTGGCAACAAGCACCTGACCAAGGTGCTGATGGATGAGGGCAGCAGCCTCAAAATTAAGTATGTTGAGACCCTCGACGCCATGGGCATCTCGCGGTCCAAGCTCCTCGCCTCCATTTTCCCTTTCCTCGGTATCATCCCTAGCATGAGGGAGTACCCCCTAGGGAACATAGACCTACCGGTCACGTTCGGTGACCACAGCAACTTCCGCACCAAGACCCTTATCTTCGAGGTGGTGGATTTCGAGGg tccCTACACCTACCTCAAGCTGAAGATTCCAGAACCGAACGACGTCATCACGGTGAGCGACTCCTTTGAACAGGCGTACGCCTATAGCCACCAGCACTTCGAGCTCACCACCGTCATCACTAACTCCGCCGAGCTCAAGAGGTTTCGCGAAACGGTGGTGGAGGACGCTCCCGACCGCAACAAGCCAACCTTGTCCAGCGCCTTCCGCCAGACCGAGGATACCATGGCGGTCAAGGTCGATCCCAACGACCCGACCAAGACCCTGCGGATCAGGACCCAGCTCCCGACCAAATAG
- the LOC112873113 gene encoding uncharacterized protein LOC112873113 → MPEGPGPVPPSQASPNKGLGGPNCVTMEVTTPAADAAVNDPDWRAPLLAYLLDAVLPADRTEAQRIARRAKMFVAIDGEFYKHSPLEIGMLMKCIPTQQGKELLLEIHAGICGHNAAPRSLVGKAFRQCFY, encoded by the coding sequence ATGCCCGAGGGCCCCGGTCCAGTGCCTCCCAGCCAGGCGTCCCCCAACAAAGGGCTCGGGGGCCCTAACTGCGTTACGATGGAGGTTACGACTCCAGCAGCTGACGCAGCGGTAAACGACCCCGACTGGAGGGCGCCTCTCCTGGCGTACCTCCTCGACGCGGTCCTCCCAGCTGATAGAACCGAGGCACAAAGGATTGCTCGACGCGCCAAGATGTTTGTTGCCATCGACGGGGAATTTTACAAACACAGCCCGTTGGAGATAGGAATGCTCATGAAATGCATCCCGACCCAACAAGGAAAGGAACTCCTCCTGGAGATCCACGCTGGCATCTGTGGGCACAACGCGGCCCCGCGGTCGCTGGTCGGCAAAGCTTTTCGCCAATGTTTCTACTAG